The following are from one region of the Nostoc cf. commune SO-36 genome:
- the cbiD gene encoding cobalt-precorrin-5B (C(1))-methyltransferase CbiD: MSRSGYTLPVFACAAAVAALHWLRDRQPLTLASIDLIEPTQIAEIPIEQVAGLSENMALAITRSDPGDNLDLTKNTPIWALLEWREQGDDAVIIKGGEGIGRQMNADDKPAIYAYAQRLLQENLQRMLAPGQKITVTIILPEGRSLAVRTSNSAFGVVEGLSLLGTTGISQPLSTPDQLAVFRAELQNKASLFETLVFCIGENGLDLARKLGINPEQLVKTANWLGPMLVEADVLGVKEILLFGYHGKLMKLAGGIFHTHHYLADGRREILAAHCAIAGLKSPDIQAVFNSATAEAALKYLKSLDATTGSNWVNQVYTAIAETIDVRSQEYIQSHSEKGTAVTVCGSILFDRDRKIIVKSKTAALLMGKLC, from the coding sequence ATGTCCCGTTCTGGATACACACTCCCGGTATTTGCCTGTGCTGCTGCTGTTGCAGCTTTACATTGGTTACGCGATCGCCAACCCCTAACTTTAGCATCTATAGATTTGATTGAACCGACTCAAATCGCAGAAATCCCCATTGAGCAGGTAGCAGGACTATCTGAAAATATGGCTTTAGCAATAACTCGCAGCGATCCTGGCGATAATCTCGATTTGACTAAAAATACACCGATTTGGGCACTGCTGGAATGGCGAGAACAGGGTGATGATGCTGTAATCATTAAAGGCGGGGAAGGAATTGGCAGACAAATGAATGCTGACGACAAGCCAGCTATTTATGCCTATGCTCAAAGGCTGTTGCAAGAAAATTTGCAACGGATGCTAGCACCGGGGCAAAAAATCACGGTGACGATTATTCTACCCGAAGGGCGATCGCTAGCTGTTCGCACTTCAAATTCTGCTTTTGGTGTGGTTGAAGGACTTTCCCTTTTAGGTACAACCGGTATTTCTCAACCCTTAAGTACACCAGATCAGCTTGCAGTTTTTCGGGCAGAATTACAAAATAAAGCCAGTCTTTTTGAGACTTTAGTATTCTGTATCGGGGAAAATGGCCTAGATTTGGCGCGTAAACTAGGGATTAATCCTGAACAATTGGTCAAAACTGCTAACTGGCTTGGCCCAATGTTAGTAGAAGCTGATGTGCTGGGCGTGAAAGAAATCTTATTATTTGGCTATCACGGTAAGCTGATGAAACTGGCTGGCGGGATTTTTCACACCCATCACTACTTGGCTGATGGACGGCGAGAAATTTTAGCAGCGCACTGTGCGATCGCAGGTTTAAAATCACCAGATATCCAAGCTGTATTTAACAGTGCAACCGCCGAAGCCGCACTAAAATACTTAAAATCGCTAGATGCTACAACTGGTAGTAATTGGGTAAATCAAGTTTACACTGCGATCGCCGAAACTATCGATGTTCGTTCCCAAGAATACATCCAAAGCCATAGCGAAAAGGGCACAGCAGTTACAGTCTGTGGCTCGATTCTGTTTGATCGCGATCGCAAAATTATCGTGAAGAGTAAAACTGCTGCTCTGTTGATGGGAAAATTATGTTAA
- the guaA gene encoding glutamine-hydrolyzing GMP synthase translates to MNTAVIPTEQAPQTLENFGRLDRQLIVILDFGSQYSELIARRIRETQVYSEVLSYRTTSEHLRQLNPKGIILSGGPSSVYGDNAPHCDPEIWNLGIPVLGVCYGMQLMVNQLGGEVAKADRGEYGKASLYIDDPTGLLTNVEDGTTMWMSHGDSVTQMPSGFELLAHTENTPCAAIADHERKLYGVQFHPEVVHSIGGIALIRNFVYHICDCEPTWTTAAFVEEAIREIRARVGEKRVLLALSGGVDSSTLAFLLYKAIGEQLTCVFIDQGFMRKYEPERLVKLFQEQFHIPVEYVNARDRFLAKVADITDPEEKRRRIGHEFIAVFEETSKRLGHFDYLAQGTLYPDVIESADTNVDPQSGERVAVKIKSHHNVGGLPKDLRFKLVEPLRKLFKDEVRKLGRSIGLPEEIVQRQPFPGPGLAIRILGEVTSERLNILRDADLIVRQEINQRGMYHDFWQAFAVLLPIRSVGVMGDQRTYAYPIVLRIVTSEDGMTADWARVPYDVLEVISTRIVNEVKGVNRVVYDITSKPPGTIEWE, encoded by the coding sequence ATGAATACAGCGGTGATACCAACAGAACAAGCGCCCCAAACTTTAGAAAATTTTGGGCGGCTTGATCGGCAATTGATTGTAATTCTGGACTTCGGCTCTCAATATTCTGAGTTGATTGCCCGTCGCATCCGCGAGACTCAAGTATACTCGGAAGTTTTATCCTATCGCACTACTTCTGAACATTTGCGGCAACTCAATCCTAAGGGAATTATTCTCTCAGGTGGCCCAAGTTCGGTTTATGGTGATAACGCTCCCCATTGTGACCCAGAAATCTGGAATTTGGGAATACCCGTCTTGGGTGTTTGCTATGGGATGCAGCTAATGGTGAATCAACTCGGTGGGGAAGTGGCAAAGGCCGATCGAGGTGAGTACGGCAAAGCCTCATTATATATTGATGATCCCACAGGTTTACTCACTAACGTCGAAGATGGCACTACGATGTGGATGAGTCATGGAGACTCAGTTACCCAAATGCCATCAGGGTTTGAATTGCTGGCACATACAGAAAATACTCCCTGTGCTGCGATCGCCGACCACGAAAGGAAGCTTTATGGGGTTCAGTTCCATCCAGAGGTGGTGCATTCTATTGGTGGCATAGCATTAATCCGTAATTTTGTCTACCACATCTGCGATTGCGAACCCACTTGGACAACAGCAGCTTTTGTCGAAGAGGCAATTCGAGAAATTCGCGCCAGAGTTGGTGAAAAGCGAGTGCTGTTGGCGCTGTCTGGTGGGGTGGATTCTTCTACGCTGGCCTTCTTGCTGTATAAAGCGATTGGTGAGCAACTGACTTGCGTGTTTATCGACCAAGGCTTTATGCGAAAGTATGAGCCAGAGCGATTGGTAAAGCTGTTCCAAGAGCAGTTTCACATTCCTGTAGAGTATGTTAATGCTCGCGATCGCTTTTTAGCTAAAGTTGCTGATATTACTGATCCTGAAGAAAAACGCCGCCGCATCGGGCACGAATTTATTGCTGTATTTGAGGAAACATCTAAGCGCCTTGGTCACTTTGATTACCTAGCTCAAGGGACTCTTTACCCAGATGTGATCGAATCTGCTGACACCAACGTTGATCCTCAAAGTGGTGAGCGGGTTGCGGTGAAAATTAAGAGCCATCACAATGTTGGCGGTTTGCCCAAAGACCTAAGATTTAAATTGGTGGAACCACTACGGAAACTATTTAAAGATGAAGTCCGCAAACTTGGACGTTCTATTGGTTTACCAGAAGAAATTGTCCAACGCCAACCTTTTCCTGGGCCTGGTTTGGCAATTCGCATTCTGGGGGAAGTCACATCTGAACGGTTAAACATTTTGCGCGATGCCGATTTGATTGTGCGGCAAGAAATTAACCAACGCGGTATGTATCATGATTTCTGGCAAGCATTTGCTGTATTGCTGCCAATTCGTAGTGTTGGCGTTATGGGAGATCAACGTACTTACGCTTACCCCATTGTTTTGCGGATTGTTACCAGTGAAGATGGCATGACTGCTGATTGGGCAAGAGTTCCTTACGATGTCTTGGAAGTGATTTCCACTCGGATTGTGAATGAGGTGAAAGGGGTAAATCGAGTGGTTTATGACATCACCTCTAAGCCGCCTGGAACCATTGAATGGGAGTAA
- a CDS encoding DUF7734 family protein, producing MNSIGKRLEQYTAKRPQEVLIVTVEISDEQDTIAIFKGFSSSLMRPTAFDADVPVMPDGANILNIDRVASPYNPEAPRYIQQGISWEAMEALLSEVGV from the coding sequence ATGAATTCCATTGGCAAGCGACTGGAACAATACACCGCTAAACGTCCCCAAGAAGTCCTAATTGTAACGGTGGAAATTTCTGATGAGCAAGATACAATTGCTATTTTCAAAGGCTTTTCCAGTTCTTTGATGCGCCCTACGGCATTTGATGCAGATGTACCAGTTATGCCAGATGGGGCAAACATTCTCAATATTGACCGAGTAGCCAGTCCTTACAATCCTGAAGCACCTCGTTATATTCAACAAGGAATTTCTTGGGAAGCTATGGAAGCTTTATTATCAGAAGTGGGAGTCTGA
- a CDS encoding DUF3177 family protein has translation MDYDIWFRPFVWIDYRLAVLFLVLIPLILLIWAFVQKAEGIQRLLAIYWRVSSLVAITIYLMIAQYPVSFISGLIAQILIPISLWFWVDINDEIEYQTSGSLKLIFTSWRWATTVYCILGTLAFIPFLGCAFSGNALKTPYCRVWFEAPLLFKEYFHANSKAEFLGFLGITSLVIYVLYLSYFVLIKLGKQGRSATPQ, from the coding sequence ATGGACTATGATATTTGGTTTCGCCCTTTCGTCTGGATTGATTACCGACTGGCAGTATTATTCCTGGTACTTATTCCGCTAATTCTTTTGATTTGGGCTTTTGTGCAAAAAGCGGAAGGCATACAACGCTTATTGGCTATATACTGGCGAGTATCAAGCCTAGTAGCTATAACGATTTACTTAATGATTGCCCAGTATCCAGTTAGCTTTATTTCTGGGTTGATAGCTCAGATATTGATCCCGATTTCACTGTGGTTCTGGGTGGATATTAACGATGAAATTGAATATCAAACCAGTGGCTCTTTGAAATTGATTTTTACCTCTTGGCGCTGGGCTACAACTGTTTATTGTATTTTGGGTACACTAGCCTTTATCCCTTTTTTGGGTTGTGCTTTTTCTGGCAACGCTCTGAAAACTCCCTATTGTCGTGTCTGGTTCGAGGCTCCCTTGCTATTCAAAGAATATTTCCATGCTAATAGCAAGGCTGAATTCTTAGGTTTTCTCGGCATAACTAGTTTAGTAATTTATGTGCTTTACTTAAGCTACTTTGTTCTGATTAAGCTGGGCAAGCAGGGACGCTCTGCCACACCACAGTAA
- a CDS encoding DUF6602 domain-containing protein, translating to MVHPVYQQRIETDIKHLISTSNEIDNIKHKGLRGGFRENTLDRLLQSYLPFGWDLGSGEVVDYLGKSSSEIDLLIYNKASIPPILFGGSEGCYPVESCFYVFEIKTRSNASQIQETIEKFKKLRQLKPLAPRKPITVYFAYNTDLKGKSEFERYAEYDANFGNDPLIDVLCVIGQGYWFHVKDSHSITWYFFKAQENHFEVGLFLSGIINTINKFNSQQPFGYYVIDDINSKQIIYHRDFLRNFDIHFDKGDLFTNGFKEHEAGNYSAAINLFSKSIQEQPKLASFLVKLATDSFERQNYQAIIEYTSRAIDLYPPLKYNYRLFHRRGIAYFQLDQLNPDNSDNLIAKSINDFNFAIRLNPANPELRYCLACSKLRIAGFDQSLLTDALNSLNKAIELNPLYEQALVLRGTTYSMLGRFAEARDTYVKAIGINSANEEILKNLIIQEYNLSLCGEQNTLISHEELGNWMQGNYEDK from the coding sequence ATGGTTCATCCCGTATATCAGCAAAGAATTGAAACAGACATAAAGCATTTAATATCTACTTCAAATGAGATAGATAATATTAAACATAAGGGCTTGCGAGGAGGTTTTAGAGAAAATACCCTTGATAGATTACTACAAAGTTATCTTCCATTTGGTTGGGATTTAGGAAGTGGTGAAGTAGTTGATTATTTAGGTAAAAGTTCTTCAGAAATCGATTTATTAATTTATAACAAAGCATCTATTCCTCCAATTTTATTTGGAGGATCTGAGGGATGTTATCCAGTAGAAAGTTGCTTTTATGTTTTTGAGATAAAAACTAGATCAAATGCCTCACAGATTCAAGAAACAATAGAAAAATTCAAAAAATTGAGACAGCTTAAGCCATTAGCTCCTAGAAAACCAATAACTGTATATTTTGCTTATAATACTGATTTAAAAGGAAAATCTGAATTTGAAAGGTATGCTGAATATGATGCTAATTTTGGAAATGACCCGTTAATAGATGTTTTGTGTGTTATTGGTCAAGGATATTGGTTTCATGTAAAAGATTCTCATTCAATTACTTGGTATTTTTTTAAAGCACAAGAAAACCATTTTGAAGTAGGATTATTTTTATCTGGAATCATTAACACAATAAACAAATTTAACTCACAGCAACCGTTTGGATATTATGTTATTGATGATATAAATTCCAAACAAATTATCTATCACAGAGATTTTCTTAGAAACTTTGACATCCATTTTGATAAAGGGGATCTGTTTACTAATGGTTTCAAAGAGCATGAAGCTGGTAATTATAGTGCAGCCATTAATTTATTTTCAAAGTCTATTCAGGAACAACCTAAGTTAGCTTCATTCCTAGTCAAGCTTGCAACAGATAGCTTTGAAAGACAAAACTATCAAGCCATCATAGAATACACAAGTAGAGCAATTGATTTATATCCGCCTCTAAAGTATAATTACAGGCTTTTTCATCGAAGAGGAATAGCTTACTTCCAACTTGACCAACTTAATCCTGACAATTCTGATAATCTAATTGCTAAATCAATAAATGATTTTAATTTTGCAATTAGACTTAACCCCGCTAATCCTGAACTTCGCTACTGTTTAGCTTGCTCAAAACTACGCATAGCAGGCTTTGATCAAAGCCTTCTGACGGATGCGTTAAACTCCCTTAATAAAGCTATAGAGTTAAATCCCTTATACGAACAAGCCCTAGTTTTAAGAGGGACAACTTATAGTATGCTAGGTCGATTTGCTGAAGCTAGAGACACTTATGTGAAAGCAATCGGAATTAACTCTGCAAATGAGGAAATACTTAAAAATTTAATTATTCAAGAATATAACCTCTCTTTGTGTGGAGAACAAAATACTCTTATTTCTCATGAAGAGCTAGGTAATTGGATGCAGGGTAACTACGAAGACAAGTAA